The DNA sequence ACCAATTTCATTACCATTTTTGAAATATGTGTAAAAATATAACAAACTATGATTGTTTAAAAGTGATTGATAGGGGTGGAATTCTAGAGTTCGTTAAGCCAGTTGAAGTTTGTGAAATTTGAAATAGATGTGTAATTAATTGTTTGTCAAAGTAGAAGGTTGTGTCTTAGGACTTTTGTTTGCTTTCTAATGGTCTAACTTTAATTTTTCATTTGGTAAAAAAATAAGCATATATTCACTTTCATTATGAAAAAAACATTATCAATCACCTTAATCTCATTACTCATTTTTTCTTGTAGTTATTCAGAAAAGCAGAAATCATCTCTTGATGGGGTTTGGGAATCAATAGGCTCATCCAGAATCATTGAGATAAAGAAAGATAGTTTTCAACTCTATGATTTTTCAGTAATATCCTGTTTACCAGTAAGAAAAGGATTAACATCCGAATTTGATGATGCAATCAAAGTCAAAGGTGATACACTTTTAATGAAAGTAGGGGTTATGCCTTACTATTATAAAAGAGTTGATAGCCTTCCTGAATTGTGTTTGGAAACAATCTCTCCCAAGAAAAAAAGTGACCCTGTTTATAATTTTGAAGTTTTTGCTAAAACCATAGAAGAGAACTACGTTTTTATGAAACTGAACCATCTCAATTGGGATAGTTTGTATACTTCGTTTAAGAGTAAGGTTACTGCAAATACGACAGATGTAGAACTTTATCAGTTGATGCATCAATTGCTGAAGGGTATCCATGATAATCACGGCTATTTGGAAGCATCAGATGCAGTAGATCAAGAGTTGGAAAAGCAGGAGCAATCCATTGTTGATGTACATATGAAAGAATATGGTGATTTTGAAATTGCAGATATGGTCGCAGCACATTACCTGAAGGAAGATTTAACAAAGGATTCATGGCTTATCCGATGGGGGGAAATGGACAATGGCTATGGTTATATTTTGATCAAAGCCATGTGGCTTTTTGCGGATTTACAGCTCACAGAAGCAGATGTAAATGAAAAAGGATATGTTGACGCATATGTATCGAAGTTTCACCAAATGGATGAAGGGCAATACATAGAACAAGAGCGGAAAGCAGTTGCTAAACTGATGGACGGTGTAATACAAGACCTGAAGAATGCTGAGACCATTCTGATTGATATTAGGTTTAATGGAGGTGGACAAGACGCTGTAAGCCTTGAAATCCTGAGCAGGTTGAATAACACAAGGAGAAAAGTAATAACTCAAAAGCTAAAATATAAAGCAGGTTACTCACCTATAAATGCCATTTATTTAGAAGCGAAGGATTCAGCTTATCAAAAACCTGTGTTTTTACTAACTTCACAACAGACTGCTAGTGCTGCTGAAACGATGGCTTTGGCTGCTATGTCATTACCAAATGTCAAGAGAATTGGCGCACATACATCTGGTGCGCTCTCAACAGCTTTGGAAAAAACACTGCCAAATGGTTGGCATTTTACCATTTCCAATGAACTGTTTATGGATACAACAGGCACTTTTTATGAAAACAAAGGAGTTCCTGTAAATGCTCAATTAGATTACCCAGAAGATAGGCAAACATTTTTCAGAAGTGTCGCCAATGATTTGGAAGGAGATAAAAAGAAAGTACTGGAAGTGGTTGAAAATCATTTAAGCAAGTAATCAAATGCTAATTATATGGCATGTTTTAAACCTATACGAATGTCTTATTTTGATATCCATAACGGTATGAATTAATTGGATATCAATTTTTTAAAAAACTATTTCATACTATGAGCCATTACAATAAAGAGTATTTCGACTGGCAAAAAAATATCGGTGCATTTGGCGGAAGCGCAAACCTTTTCAAGTTTGACGATTTTGTGAGAGAAGACACCAAGGTGATTGACTTTGGCTCTGGAGGTGGGTTTTTGCTTTCCAATATGAAGTCAACAGAAAAGGTTGGAGTGGAGATTAATCCAGTCGCAAGGGAGAATGCTAATAAAATGGGCATCAAAACGGTTGAAGATGCAAATGAGCTAGAGAATGAATGGGCAGATGTGATTATCTCTAATCATGCTTTGGAACATGTAGAAAGTCCACTAGACGAATTAAAGAAATTGAATACTAAGCTTAAGAAAGGTGGTAAAATCGTATTTGTAGTTCCGTATGAAAGGAATAATAAATACAAAGAAGGGGATATCAACTTTCATTTGTATACATGGTCTGAAATGAATTTGGGTAACCTATTTAGCTTGGCAGGGTTTAAAGTTATTTCTGTTGGGGAGTTGAAACATAAATGGCCTCCGAAGTTCGCCAAGATTAGGCAGGTATTTGGAGATAGTATTTTTCATCTCTCTTGTAAAATATATGGAAGGATAAGTACTGGTGTTAGCCAAATCAGAATTGTAGCTGAAAAATAGGCTAACTATCTATTCGATAGATAAAAAGGAGCTCAGTCCAAATTGAGTTCATGATAGTAGGATAAGCGAAGGTTTGTCCTACTTTTTTTATACTCTAATGTGAATGATGGATTAGAGAATGTCTTTATACTCCTGCATCACTCTACGGTACACTTTTTTATAACCAACTAAAAACCAGTTTTTCAGATGGTGTTTTGGGACTAATTCCCCTCCAAAACTTCTTCCAAAGTCCTTTGATCTCATTACCTACTTGGCGGGATCTCGTACAGAAATGTTCCTGCAACAGATCTTTTCCCTTTCTGAAATAGCTGTTCTCCCTGTAACCGTGGTTCTTTACTTTTATGTTTTGTACTTTTTCATGGAAAGCCACGCCAAATAAGTGACAAACAGCAAAGGCCATACACACCACAGCAAAAAGTCTTTCAAGCCGATCCAATTTGGTCAGGTGAGTGGCTTCCAGGTTGAATCCCCGCCCTTTGAGCGACTGGAAGAACACCTCGATGCTCCACCGTTTTCTATAGCTTGACAGCAAGCCGCTTTTCATCAGGTTTGAGACTACGATCAGGTAGTCCTTTCGCCCGTTTTTATCCTTGGTCATCTGCATGGAAAGAGTCAGGTCCATTCCATAGATCGTCGCTCTTCGGTCAGTGCAACGAAAACCTTCTTTGCTCCATACCTCTCCTGTTTTCTCCACACCATCGATGTTGATTTTGTGGTGTGATGGAATCCGAACGCAGAAGACAATCCCTTGCATGGTCATAAACCGAAGCCACTTTTTGCCGATAAACTCTCGGTCTGCAATCACTTTCCCGATCCGCTCGGGAGGTACAATCTGAAGCACTTCCTTCAGCAAATCAATACGCTCCTGCTGGTGGCTGTTTCCTTTTTTGTCCAGTAGCCGAAAAGCCAGTGGGAAACCCACGCCATGACTGTAGGCCGTCACGGCCAGAATATTCACTGCCTGCTTTCTGGACTGCCAGTTGGTTCGGTCAATGCAGAGGGTGATCTTTCCGGATGGCAGGCAGGAAAACAACCATGCCATCAGGGCCTGATAATTGAACACAGCTCCTGACATAAAGCGTTTGACTTGCTTGGTCCGAGAAGCTTTTTGTGCCTTGGATGGCAAGTTTTTGGCTATCTGATGAAATTGCACATTTTCATCTTCCACCAAGGCCGTAATTAGCTTGGCTAGTACCTGTTTGCTTGGTTTGCCTTTGACGATTTGGAAACCGCAGAGGATTTCAAGTATATTTGCAGTCAACATAAAGGTAAAGGTCTGGCTTGTGGTTTTGGCGAACGGCAAAGTTAGACCTTTGCTTTTTCTTGCCCCAATCAGCCCTTAAATAACCTGCAAATATCCTGTAATCCAGTATTACACCCTTAACTCACTTTGTTATTAAAACTGTACCGTAGAGTGCTCCTGCATAGTAGGTGGTTTTTAATGCCGAACTAACTCCAGATTGTTATCCAGAGCTATATTTCTTGTATCTCTTAGGGAATGATTCTGAATAACTAGATAATACTCAGGTCTCAAAGTATTTATATGTTTTGGGGTGATCCTTAGCTCACGTTAATCTGCTTTGTAAAATTCTTACCTCTTTATTCTATTCCATTTTTTGCTGCTTCTCAACCTTAAAAAGCCCTTTATAGATATATATGGGGTGTTTTTGGTAATTACGCACCTTAATTGTTTATGAGTTAATAATTGTCAATTAAATAATTTATATGGAAATATTTTACATGTAAACTAAAAAATTGTTATGTTTGTGCATCATCTAACATAATCCTTAAAAATCATGGCAATACTGAAAATTAACTCGAGTGTACAAACAGATGCATCTGTAAGCAGAAAATTGGTAGAAGAGGTAGTGAAAACAATCAACACTTCTGATGCAAAAGTGATTGATAGAGACCTTACAGAAGGACTTCCATTGCTGACTCAAGAAATGGTAGGTGCATTTTATACTCCAGAAAATGATCGTTCAGCAGAACAGAATAAATCAATTGAAGTATCTGAAAAGCTGGTAACAGAACTGCAAGAGGCGGATACTATCGTGATTGGTGCTCCAATTTATAACTTTGGAATTCCTGCATCACTTAAAGCATATTTTGATCTGGTAGCTAGAGTAGGCGTTACTTTTAAATATACAGACGAAGGACCTGTAGGTCTTTTGGAAGGTAAAAAAGCTTACGTTGTTATTGCAAGTGGTGGTGTGCCAATGGGTGCTGATTGGGATTTTGCATCTAGTTACCTGAAAACTGTTTTGGGTTTTATCGGTATTTCAGATGTAACATTGATTGATGCTTCACAGCTGTTGTCAGGTGCAGAAGCAATTGTTGAAAAGGCTAAAGAGCAAATCTCTACATTGGCTACTGAAGTAGCGTAATGGTATTTTCATTTATATTGTACTTTCTAAAACCGTAAGTCAAAGGCTTACGGTTTTTTTGCTTTTGTAAATTCAGTCAGGGACATATGTATTTATGATTCAATATTTAAAATGTTGCCTTTCAGGTGTTTTCATCGAAAATATTCTGTGAAGCAAGCGATTGTGCCTAAATAGATGTTATCAAAAGAAAGAAAGTTTTCAGAATCGGGTTATTTGGGTTAATTTTGCAGGAATTTTCAATTCACAGGCGAAAGATGAAGAAAGTAGCATTTTATACATTAGGGTGTAAGCTTAACTTTTCGGAGACCTCTACCATCGGGCGTATGTTCGAGGATAAGGGGTACCAAAAAGCGGAGTTTTCTGACACCCCAGATATATTTATCATCAACACTTGTTCTGTTACGGATAATGCAGACAAGAAATGTAAGAAGATTGTAAAGGAGGCTAAAAAGATTTCCCCAGATTCTTATGTAGCCATCATTGGTTGTTATGCTCAGCTAAAACCAAAAGAGATTTCTGAAATTAAAGGGGTAGATGCAGTATTGGGTGCTGCCGAAAAATTCAGGCTGATCGAACTGTTGGATGGTTTTGTAAAGACTGAAGAGCCAAAGGTGTTGGCTCAGGAAATTACAGAAACCAAGGAATTTGTATCAGGTTACTCAATCAATGACCGTACACGTACTTTCCTAAAGGTACAGGATGGTTGTAACTATAATTGTACTTTCTGTACTATTCCATTGGCTCGTGGTAAAAGCCGAAGTGATACTGTTGAGCGTGTTGTACAAAATGCGGAAGAAATAGCAGCAACTGAAACCAAGGAAATTGTATTGACAGGGGTCAATATTGGTGACTTTGGAATTATTGATGGTAAACGTGAAGTACGATTCTATGATCTTGTAAAAGAGTTGGACAAAGTAGAAGGAATTGACCGATTCCGAATTTCATCTATTGAGCCAAACTTGCTATCCAATGAGATCATTGATTTCTGTGCTGATTCAGAGCGATTTGTTCCTCATTACCATATTCCTTTGCAGTCAGGGTCTGATAAACTTCTGAAACTGATGCGTCGCCGTTACAAGCGTGACTTGTATGTTGATAGAGTAAATCAGATTAAGTCAGCTAATCCTGATACTTGTATTGGGGTTGATGTAATTGTCGGATTCCCAGGGAAACGGAAGAGGATTTTCTGGATACATACCATTTCCTGAATGAGCTGGATATCTCGTACCTGCACGTGTTTACGTATTCTGAGAGAGCCAATACAGAAGCACCTCTAATGGAAGGAGTTGTTCCAATGAAGGAACGTCACAGAAGGTCAAAGATGCTTCGTACACTTTCTGAGAAAAAGAAGAGAGCATTTTATGAGAGTCAGTTGGGTAAGAAGTTTACTGTACTGTTCGAGCACGATGTTGAAGACGGCTATATGTTCGGGTTTACAGAGAACTATGTTCGTGTAAGAGCGAAGTATGACCCAATGTTGGTGAATGAATTGAAAGAGTGTGAGTTGGTGTCCATCAATGAGGATGGAACGGTTGAGGTAAAAGAGCCTGAAGTGGTTTATGAAACTCACTGATCAAAATATTTTGATACAAACTAAGCGGTATGGAAGCAATTCTGTACCGTTTTTTTTGTCTTTAAATAAGCAACTATTGAAATGAAATGGAGAATTTCTCTCCTATGTTTTCAAGGATATAGATTATCTGTTTTTCTAGGTCTTGTTTAGAGGTATAAGCATACTTAGGCAACCATGTATATTTTATTTCTTTCCAGAGTCTTTCAATCAAATTAAGCTCAGGAGAATAAGGAGGGATAAAGAAGAGTATAAGTCCTTTATCCCTCCATTTTTCGATTTGTTCCTTGAATCTATGACTTCGATGTGTAGGTGCATTGTCTAACACGACAATGGTTGGACGAATTATGTCACTGGCAAAGCGATCAAAGCACTCAATAACTATTTCAGAGTTGGCAGCCCCTTGAAAGAGAAAAGACTTGAATGATTGTGTTCTACTCATAAACCCGAGTACGGTCAGATTTGCACTTGGCACGGAAGGAAGCAATATCCTTTTACCTTTTAGTTGCCATGCATAAGGCACACTTGGGATAAGGTTGACGCCCATTTCATCAAAGAAATAAAGATCGATTCTTCCCTGCTCCTCCTTTTTCTTAAGTGTATTCAGCCATTGGTGGGCTTTTTCAAAGTCTTCCTGATTCCGTTTATGCAGCAAGCTTTTGCGGCTTCTTTTCCATCGGTAACCCCATTTCTTCATCCAACGTCGTAGCGTTGAGACTTTCACCCACTTTTGACAATGCTCCTTGATGTAGGTTTGAACTCTTGACAAGCGCTGTACGCCATCCTTTAGGAAATCAATGATTTTTTTTCCTCTGACGCCTTGAAACTTTTGCGGGGATGCTGCTGTGGCTTGCTATCATACAGACCTGAAAAGCCGTGCTGTTGCCAATGCTGAATCCAACGGCTAACCGTTTCGATTTTATTCACTTGCAAGATCTCAGTTAACTGTGTAAAGTTAAAGCCTTGGGCGTAAAGCAGGACTGCATGAGAACGGAGGCGTACCCGTGAGGAGGTATCGTACTTATACAGCTTTTCGAGCTTGCTGCGATCTTCTGGTGTCAGAGTCAGTTGTGGTTTCATGATATCACAACAAAACTTCCGTTTTCAATTGTTCCTCTGCTTAAATGGTAACTACCTGTAGAAAGGAAGAGCGAGTTTAGTGTGAAAATAATATTGATTATAAAGTTGATATAAAAGTTTTTAGATAGCCGATATTGTTGTTGTTCAAGTTTGATTCGTATAAAGTGCTATCAAAAATACCAAGCTTACAATGTTATCATATTAGGAATATTATGGAAGATGACATTTTATTTATATTTTGCATCATAATTGCACATAACCCAAATTGTACATTTCAAAGTTAACATTCACGATTGAGTGAGCTGCCTGTGACCAATCACAGAGGAGAAGTGAGCGAAGTCAGTGATTCAATTTTTTAATATGAAGCTAAAAACTATTGTACTGACACTTACCTCAGCGGTGGTGTTACTATCCCTTCATGCATGTGTTTACAATGATGCAGTAACAGTTTTCGAAGAGGAGTATATTTTTACATCAGCCGATATCGAAGGGTATGAGGACTGGACAGTATTGGGACATTCGGATAGGCCTGACATCAATCAATACCGGACCATCTATATTAACAAGGCAGAAGAAGCTGACCGAACAGATGGTTTATACCCTGTAGGAACTATTATCGTGAAGGAAGGTAGAAACCATGGAGACCGTTCACAGATTGTTGCTTTGCAGGTGATGGCAAAACGAGGAGGGGAGTTTAATCCATTAGGCAATCACTGGGAGTGGGCTTATACGGCAAGTGGTGATGTAGAGGCACTGGATAATAACCGTGGTGACAATGAAATAACATTAAATGGTACAACTTGTATCAGTTGTCATCAGGGAGCCAATGACCTGGTTATAAAATCGTACAAGGAGTAGAAGTTATACTTTCTCATCGAACTTGATTGAACCAACTTTCACAAGGACTTTACCTTATGATACGAATACTTATTATCTCTCTCTTACTGTTGTCAGGAAGTTATAGCTTTGCGCAACAGCGTATGTTGTCTAAGACAGGAAAGATCCATTTCACTTCTGATGCTC is a window from the Limibacter armeniacum genome containing:
- a CDS encoding S41 family peptidase, producing MKKTLSITLISLLIFSCSYSEKQKSSLDGVWESIGSSRIIEIKKDSFQLYDFSVISCLPVRKGLTSEFDDAIKVKGDTLLMKVGVMPYYYKRVDSLPELCLETISPKKKSDPVYNFEVFAKTIEENYVFMKLNHLNWDSLYTSFKSKVTANTTDVELYQLMHQLLKGIHDNHGYLEASDAVDQELEKQEQSIVDVHMKEYGDFEIADMVAAHYLKEDLTKDSWLIRWGEMDNGYGYILIKAMWLFADLQLTEADVNEKGYVDAYVSKFHQMDEGQYIEQERKAVAKLMDGVIQDLKNAETILIDIRFNGGGQDAVSLEILSRLNNTRRKVITQKLKYKAGYSPINAIYLEAKDSAYQKPVFLLTSQQTASAAETMALAAMSLPNVKRIGAHTSGALSTALEKTLPNGWHFTISNELFMDTTGTFYENKGVPVNAQLDYPEDRQTFFRSVANDLEGDKKKVLEVVENHLSK
- a CDS encoding class I SAM-dependent methyltransferase, translating into MSHYNKEYFDWQKNIGAFGGSANLFKFDDFVREDTKVIDFGSGGGFLLSNMKSTEKVGVEINPVARENANKMGIKTVEDANELENEWADVIISNHALEHVESPLDELKKLNTKLKKGGKIVFVVPYERNNKYKEGDINFHLYTWSEMNLGNLFSLAGFKVISVGELKHKWPPKFAKIRQVFGDSIFHLSCKIYGRISTGVSQIRIVAEK
- a CDS encoding IS4 family transposase, translating into MLTANILEILCGFQIVKGKPSKQVLAKLITALVEDENVQFHQIAKNLPSKAQKASRTKQVKRFMSGAVFNYQALMAWLFSCLPSGKITLCIDRTNWQSRKQAVNILAVTAYSHGVGFPLAFRLLDKKGNSHQQERIDLLKEVLQIVPPERIGKVIADREFIGKKWLRFMTMQGIVFCVRIPSHHKINIDGVEKTGEVWSKEGFRCTDRRATIYGMDLTLSMQMTKDKNGRKDYLIVVSNLMKSGLLSSYRKRWSIEVFFQSLKGRGFNLEATHLTKLDRLERLFAVVCMAFAVCHLFGVAFHEKVQNIKVKNHGYRENSYFRKGKDLLQEHFCTRSRQVGNEIKGLWKKFWRGISPKTPSEKLVFSWL
- a CDS encoding FMN-dependent NADH-azoreductase is translated as MAILKINSSVQTDASVSRKLVEEVVKTINTSDAKVIDRDLTEGLPLLTQEMVGAFYTPENDRSAEQNKSIEVSEKLVTELQEADTIVIGAPIYNFGIPASLKAYFDLVARVGVTFKYTDEGPVGLLEGKKAYVVIASGGVPMGADWDFASSYLKTVLGFIGISDVTLIDASQLLSGAEAIVEKAKEQISTLATEVA
- a CDS encoding IS630 family transposase — its product is MSRVQTYIKEHCQKWVKVSTLRRWMKKWGYRWKRSRKSLLHKRNQEDFEKAHQWLNTLKKKEEQGRIDLYFFDEMGVNLIPSVPYAWQLKGKRILLPSVPSANLTVLGFMSRTQSFKSFLFQGAANSEIVIECFDRFASDIIRPTIVVLDNAPTHRSHRFKEQIEKWRDKGLILFFIPPYSPELNLIERLWKEIKYTWLPKYAYTSKQDLEKQIIYILENIGEKFSISFQ
- a CDS encoding helix-turn-helix domain-containing protein translates to MKPQLTLTPEDRSKLEKLYKYDTSSRVRLRSHAVLLYAQGFNFTQLTEILQVNKIETVSRWIQHWQQHGFSGLYDSKPQQHPRKSFKASEEKKSLIS
- a CDS encoding cytochrome P460 family protein, translated to MKLKTIVLTLTSAVVLLSLHACVYNDAVTVFEEEYIFTSADIEGYEDWTVLGHSDRPDINQYRTIYINKAEEADRTDGLYPVGTIIVKEGRNHGDRSQIVALQVMAKRGGEFNPLGNHWEWAYTASGDVEALDNNRGDNEITLNGTTCISCHQGANDLVIKSYKE